In a single window of the uncultured Dysgonomonas sp. genome:
- a CDS encoding alpha-L-rhamnosidase C-terminal domain-containing protein, whose translation MHNKKIWFACITFLFCCIPPTYAQKVIQLEPSARWIEKQWNAKWITNRDGSKVDYGVHRFRKAFNIEQVPDSFIINVSADQRYELFVNGVRVCRGSARGDLYKWYYETFDIAPFLKQGANILSATVWNYGEWTPGAQVSHSTGLIVQGNTPHEEIVNTDSSWKTLNDKSIEPSLVYIQDVGPGDIIYGDKYPWGWTAVGFDDSLWSMVIEKEPGQPFGTGIQYIRALVPRTIPMMEEKDEPALGIRRATGVKVEDNFRKNKPLAIPANTKATVLLDQGYLTNAYLTLSVSKGRDSRISLTYAEGLYIGPDDKGNRNEIEGKYMFGYVDTFYPEGSENRIYSPLWLRTYRYIQLEVETKEQELVINSLNGEFTGYPFEENGSFKSDDKRLTDIWNVGWRTARLCAGETYYDCPYYEQLQYTGDTRIQSLISLYVSGDDRLMRKAIDDIALSITPDGILRSRYPARNSQIIPPFSLYWINMLHDYWMHREDDAYVESHASVLRNILDWYESKIDTQTGMLAAMPHWNFTDWTAEWPTSWVIPTGGVPPGGIDGGSAILTLQFAYALNDAIELLSYWGDEVASLKYGKLKQSLCKATIAKCYDKEKGLLSDDIKRSSYSQHVSIMGILSGAIDESKYKDVFNKLNTDKSLIQTTVYYRFYLFRAMLKAGLADQYVSSLDIWHNMLASGLTTFAERPEPSRSDCHAWSASTNYYFLSLVCGIMPQSPGFKTVAIEPHLGYLNKVEGSMPHPLGKIEVSFVKEKGKLSGYVILPSGLTGVYKYGNENLQLISGKNIIK comes from the coding sequence ATGCATAATAAAAAAATATGGTTTGCTTGTATTACATTCCTCTTTTGCTGCATTCCTCCTACATATGCTCAAAAAGTAATTCAGCTCGAACCGTCTGCACGATGGATAGAAAAGCAATGGAATGCTAAATGGATAACAAACCGCGACGGATCTAAGGTCGATTACGGAGTACACCGGTTTCGTAAAGCATTCAATATCGAACAAGTACCCGATTCATTTATAATAAATGTATCTGCCGATCAGCGTTACGAGCTGTTTGTCAATGGCGTTCGTGTATGCAGAGGTTCGGCCAGAGGCGATTTGTATAAATGGTACTACGAAACTTTTGATATTGCACCTTTCCTCAAACAAGGAGCTAATATATTGAGTGCTACGGTGTGGAATTATGGAGAATGGACTCCCGGAGCGCAAGTGTCGCATTCCACAGGCCTCATAGTACAAGGAAATACCCCACATGAAGAAATTGTAAATACGGATTCTTCTTGGAAAACATTGAACGATAAGTCCATTGAGCCATCATTGGTATATATACAGGATGTTGGCCCGGGAGATATCATCTATGGAGACAAGTATCCGTGGGGATGGACTGCTGTCGGTTTCGATGATTCGCTTTGGAGTATGGTCATTGAAAAAGAGCCCGGACAACCATTTGGTACAGGTATCCAATACATACGGGCATTGGTTCCACGGACAATCCCGATGATGGAAGAAAAAGATGAACCGGCTCTTGGCATTCGCAGGGCAACAGGAGTGAAGGTTGAGGATAATTTCAGAAAGAATAAACCGTTGGCCATTCCTGCCAATACCAAAGCTACCGTCTTACTCGATCAGGGTTATCTTACCAATGCTTATCTAACCCTGTCGGTGAGTAAGGGCAGGGATTCTAGAATATCGCTGACATATGCCGAAGGCTTATATATAGGGCCGGATGATAAAGGCAACAGGAACGAAATAGAGGGAAAATATATGTTTGGATATGTGGATACATTCTATCCCGAAGGAAGCGAAAACAGGATTTACAGTCCTCTTTGGCTTCGTACATACAGATATATACAACTCGAAGTGGAAACCAAAGAACAGGAACTGGTCATTAATTCGCTCAACGGAGAGTTTACAGGTTATCCATTTGAGGAAAATGGCAGCTTCAAATCGGATGACAAGCGTCTTACCGATATCTGGAATGTAGGCTGGCGCACAGCCCGCTTATGCGCAGGAGAGACCTATTATGATTGCCCGTATTACGAGCAACTTCAATATACGGGTGATACCCGCATTCAGTCTTTAATCTCGTTATATGTAAGTGGCGACGACAGGCTGATGCGCAAAGCAATAGATGATATTGCCCTCTCCATAACTCCTGACGGCATCTTGCGAAGCCGCTATCCGGCACGCAATAGCCAGATCATCCCACCATTCTCGCTTTACTGGATCAATATGCTTCACGATTATTGGATGCACCGCGAAGATGATGCGTATGTAGAAAGCCATGCTTCAGTATTGAGAAATATATTGGATTGGTACGAAAGCAAAATAGATACTCAGACAGGGATGCTGGCTGCTATGCCGCATTGGAATTTTACGGATTGGACAGCAGAGTGGCCTACAAGCTGGGTAATTCCCACAGGTGGAGTGCCCCCGGGGGGGATTGATGGCGGGTCTGCCATACTTACATTGCAGTTTGCCTATGCCCTTAACGATGCGATAGAATTGCTCAGTTATTGGGGCGATGAGGTTGCATCCTTGAAATACGGAAAACTGAAACAATCGCTTTGTAAAGCCACGATAGCGAAATGTTATGATAAGGAAAAAGGGTTGTTGTCAGACGATATAAAACGTAGCAGTTATAGCCAGCATGTGTCTATTATGGGTATTTTGTCTGGCGCTATAGACGAAAGCAAGTATAAAGATGTATTTAATAAGCTGAATACGGATAAATCGCTCATTCAGACCACGGTTTATTACCGCTTCTATCTATTTAGAGCAATGCTGAAAGCGGGATTGGCCGATCAGTATGTGAGCAGTCTCGATATCTGGCACAATATGTTGGCCAGCGGGTTGACTACTTTTGCAGAACGACCAGAACCATCACGTTCGGACTGTCATGCGTGGAGTGCCAGTACCAACTATTACTTCCTGTCTCTCGTATGCGGTATAATGCCTCAATCACCGGGATTTAAGACTGTAGCTATCGAACCTCATTTGGGCTATCTGAATAAAGTAGAAGGCAGTATGCCTCACCCGTTGGGGAAAATAGAAGTTTCGTTTGTAAAAGAAAAAGGAAAATTAAGTGGGTATGTTATTCTTCCTTCGGGGCTTACCGGAGTGTATAAGTATGGTAATGAGAACCTGCAATTAATTTCCGGAAAAAATATTATAAAATAA
- a CDS encoding GH92 family glycosyl hydrolase: MNKNKIIGLFYVIFILSVFSFCKTPDNKLQYVKPMMGTGADGRIVPVAIRPFGMVQLAPDTRLNASGYHYSDDRIIGFSHIHKSGGGCTDFLDIMFFPINDEALKNADKFPLNISSKFSHNNETAQPGYYKVRLDDSGIDVELTATERCGMHRYKYPQSTIQQVIIDLKHGSNECCTIHPEDNFDTVKVAYLKVINDRTIEGYRISNGWVKTQHVYFYAEFSKPFTTTQLYDNRNLQKDVVEVKATDIRAILSFDTEDDDVIARVGISPVSVEGARKNLEKEITEWDFDKIKGDTQNIWNESLTAIQIHDEDSPQKEVFYTCLYNALFYPMLYSDVTGEYRGPDVEIHTSDFRYFNGVTGLWDTFRAQNPLIAILRPDVTNDFIKTFYAHYQHYGQLPIWTLAGQETFCMIGYHSMPVIADAYRKGIRDYDVDAIYEAMKYSANIDTFGYFLHDMRGTVNYKKYGYVPCDLEITSASKTLEYAYDDWCIAQMAKMLGKEDDYNYYIERAGYYKNLFDKDVNFMKGRNADGSWRSPFNPFLSNHYRPGDDFCEGTSWQWSFFAPHDGKGLMELYGGRDKFVSKLDSLFIVSSRIDGDTPAPDITGLIGQYAHGNEPSHSTIYMYNYAGQPWKTQKWINEVIYNFYNTSPEGICGNDDTGQMSAWYVFSAMGFYPVTHGSGIYFIGAPIFKDVSLKHIKGTLRIKAANVSKDNKYIKSLTVNGTPYTKSWISNDLLFGGNTELRFEMDNTPNKEWGSHDADLPLSMMDEKF; this comes from the coding sequence ATGAATAAAAATAAAATCATAGGGTTGTTTTATGTCATATTTATCCTATCGGTGTTTTCTTTCTGTAAAACACCCGATAATAAATTACAGTATGTGAAGCCAATGATGGGAACAGGAGCCGATGGTCGTATTGTTCCCGTAGCAATACGTCCTTTCGGTATGGTGCAACTGGCTCCCGATACACGCCTGAATGCTTCGGGATATCATTATTCCGATGACAGGATTATCGGTTTCAGCCATATTCATAAGTCGGGTGGGGGATGTACCGATTTTCTGGATATAATGTTCTTTCCAATTAACGATGAGGCGTTGAAAAATGCAGATAAGTTTCCGCTGAATATATCGAGTAAGTTTTCTCACAATAATGAGACTGCTCAACCCGGTTATTATAAAGTCAGGCTGGATGACTCTGGCATCGATGTGGAACTGACTGCTACCGAAAGGTGCGGCATGCATAGATATAAATATCCTCAGTCGACTATTCAACAGGTAATTATTGACCTGAAGCATGGGAGTAACGAATGTTGTACGATACATCCCGAAGATAATTTCGATACGGTAAAAGTCGCTTATCTGAAAGTGATTAACGATAGAACAATCGAGGGATACAGAATATCGAACGGCTGGGTAAAAACACAACATGTTTATTTTTATGCCGAGTTCTCAAAACCGTTTACCACTACACAATTGTATGATAACAGAAATTTGCAAAAGGATGTTGTTGAAGTGAAAGCTACTGATATCAGGGCAATTTTAAGTTTTGATACAGAAGATGATGATGTTATTGCCCGCGTAGGAATTTCACCTGTCAGTGTGGAGGGGGCAAGGAAAAATCTGGAAAAAGAAATTACAGAATGGGATTTTGATAAGATAAAGGGCGATACTCAGAATATATGGAATGAATCTCTCACCGCTATTCAGATACATGATGAAGACAGTCCGCAGAAAGAGGTATTTTACACATGTCTTTACAATGCCTTATTTTATCCTATGTTATATTCTGATGTGACAGGCGAATATAGAGGACCTGATGTAGAGATCCATACCAGCGATTTCAGATACTTCAACGGGGTTACAGGCTTGTGGGACACATTTCGTGCCCAAAATCCATTAATAGCTATCCTGAGACCCGATGTGACAAATGATTTTATAAAGACATTTTATGCCCATTATCAGCACTACGGGCAATTGCCTATTTGGACATTAGCTGGGCAGGAAACTTTTTGTATGATAGGGTATCACTCTATGCCTGTTATTGCCGATGCTTATAGAAAAGGAATCAGAGATTATGATGTAGATGCTATTTATGAGGCGATGAAATACTCGGCAAATATAGATACTTTCGGGTATTTTCTTCACGACATGAGAGGTACGGTTAATTATAAGAAATACGGATATGTACCCTGTGACCTCGAGATAACATCCGCGTCCAAAACATTAGAGTATGCCTATGACGATTGGTGTATCGCCCAAATGGCTAAGATGCTGGGTAAGGAGGATGATTATAACTATTATATCGAACGTGCAGGTTATTATAAAAACCTGTTCGACAAAGATGTAAATTTTATGAAAGGACGCAATGCAGACGGCTCGTGGAGATCGCCTTTCAATCCGTTCCTGAGCAACCATTATCGCCCCGGAGACGACTTTTGTGAAGGAACGTCGTGGCAATGGAGTTTCTTTGCGCCCCATGACGGAAAAGGACTTATGGAGCTTTACGGAGGTAGGGATAAGTTTGTGTCTAAACTTGATTCATTGTTTATCGTCAGTTCACGGATAGATGGTGACACTCCCGCACCCGATATTACAGGCCTTATAGGGCAGTATGCACATGGCAATGAACCTAGTCATAGTACCATTTACATGTACAATTATGCCGGACAACCATGGAAGACTCAGAAATGGATAAACGAAGTTATATACAATTTTTATAATACATCGCCTGAAGGAATTTGCGGAAATGACGATACAGGACAGATGTCGGCATGGTATGTATTCAGTGCAATGGGATTTTACCCTGTGACACATGGCTCCGGTATATACTTCATAGGTGCACCTATCTTCAAAGATGTATCTCTAAAACATATTAAGGGTACTCTTCGAATAAAAGCAGCTAATGTATCGAAAGATAATAAATATATTAAATCGTTGACTGTGAATGGTACACCTTACACTAAATCGTGGATAAGCAATGATCTGTTGTTCGGCGGTAATACAGAACTTAGATTTGAAATGGACAATACTCCTAATAAAGAGTGGGGGAGCCATGATGCTGATTTACCTTTGTCTATGATGGATGAGAAATTCTGA